A genomic region of Erythrobacter sp. SCSIO 43205 contains the following coding sequences:
- a CDS encoding CheR family methyltransferase, protein MNEPEVQAQLDFPVVAIGVSAGGLDAATRMFREVATGTGLAFVLIAHLDPDHESMMAELLAGKTALRVRQIEDGDSVEVDCLHVIPPGSNLRLAGGRFELVPFDGPRGARRPIDSFFTALAEVQGDRAAGVVLSGTGSDGTAGLRVIKELGGIAIAQSPKQSAHDGMPQSAIATQLVDFTLEAEAIVPRLKSYFASGKLDRFVSDDATCEAVMQSIFTALKDEVGTDFSGYKRSTLTRRLNRRMQVLEIEDVSSYLIKLKTEKTEQQALASDFLIHVTSFFRDAANFERLRTSVIGPLIENADESDEIRVWVPGCSSGQEAFSLAMMVEEMREALEKPPMVTIFATDIDEAMIEQGQRASYPISMLGEIPPRYRERYTQISQERFEISPRLREMVRFSVHNVAHDPPFSQIDLISCRNLLIYLGEDLQRGVFPLLHFGLRVGGYLFLGTSEGISRGQDLFAPVDPKARIFRRNDKVSRSTINLPMVHASTMTVPCDATVRLAQERDFPRQTSFEASRASIYEHYAPPFVRVTREGQVLDSSGDLSLFMMSRPGDERRIEALLREGLREVVQPLVEQALNSHEPRVLKDIEIASPFGTQTADVFAHPMQNESVAVIFVAKDRLQPLADEFVVQPISRDRRIANLQGDLNAARLALKDKLEQIETANEELKSANEEMMSMNEELQSANEELTTANEELKHKIDELTQANADLDNVMRSADLVMIVLDQDLRIRHLTNPARELLSLDRGDEGRSLAEIKLPPCGIDLINQLRTVIETGKAFTQTSDLDEAGRAYFLRIHPYYAADGSVEGASLTMVDISQEVTLRRKLAEETRKLKLAMEAANMGSWITDLETGRLQVDAIGAQLAGLDGPGEYGRDALGANLTPLDTKRHFGERDAALAKGEGYSQILELDIPGAPRRWVKVDAVPVEGMDGRKKVVGLGIDVTEIMVLQRELTEQTELRELVMNAGRMGLGDLDVERSISSIDAVMAEHLNLASAGKIPFDKVLANVVEEDIPILQEKITGAIERGEEYEVDFRVKDPSVGIRWLRSRGKPYTTLNGAKKVAGPTLDISPLKNQQMLLEEMSHRIENLFAVVGGLIQAAPKEHPQAERLANDLLERIVSLGRVYDLARKDNSMKGVPLEHLLKSIIEPHATGQNVSLEGPAIFVDGDQVNTLTLIIHELATNAAKYGALGAPDGELAISWTVAGKRTIELKWLESRNDFCPQTNKHGFGSLLIDTGARQLKGKFSRRFLENGAAIDLSFTL, encoded by the coding sequence ATGAATGAGCCTGAAGTACAGGCTCAATTGGATTTTCCTGTTGTGGCAATCGGCGTGTCTGCTGGCGGGCTGGATGCTGCGACGCGGATGTTTCGAGAGGTCGCAACAGGCACAGGCTTGGCCTTTGTGCTCATTGCGCATCTTGACCCCGATCATGAAAGCATGATGGCTGAACTGCTTGCGGGCAAGACCGCTTTGCGAGTGCGCCAGATTGAGGATGGCGACAGCGTGGAGGTCGATTGTCTCCACGTAATTCCGCCCGGTTCAAATCTGCGGCTCGCCGGGGGCCGGTTCGAACTGGTTCCTTTTGACGGGCCGCGCGGGGCCAGACGCCCGATTGACAGCTTTTTCACTGCGCTCGCCGAGGTCCAAGGCGACCGTGCGGCGGGTGTTGTCCTTTCGGGCACTGGCAGCGATGGAACCGCAGGGCTGCGCGTGATCAAGGAACTGGGCGGTATCGCGATTGCGCAATCTCCCAAGCAGTCGGCCCACGATGGTATGCCTCAATCCGCGATTGCAACGCAGTTAGTCGATTTTACGCTTGAGGCAGAGGCAATTGTCCCCCGGCTCAAGTCCTATTTTGCCTCCGGCAAGCTTGATCGCTTCGTCTCTGATGATGCCACCTGCGAAGCGGTGATGCAGTCGATCTTCACTGCGCTCAAAGACGAGGTTGGCACTGATTTTTCCGGCTACAAACGCTCGACCCTCACCCGGCGCCTGAATCGCCGGATGCAGGTCCTCGAAATCGAGGATGTAAGCAGCTATCTTATCAAGCTGAAGACCGAGAAAACCGAGCAACAGGCCTTGGCGAGCGATTTTCTCATCCATGTGACCTCTTTCTTTCGCGATGCGGCCAATTTTGAGCGGCTGCGCACTTCAGTCATTGGCCCATTGATCGAAAATGCCGATGAGTCGGACGAGATCAGGGTTTGGGTTCCAGGCTGCTCCAGCGGGCAGGAAGCGTTTTCTCTGGCGATGATGGTCGAGGAAATGCGCGAGGCGCTTGAGAAGCCCCCAATGGTGACGATCTTTGCGACGGACATCGACGAAGCGATGATCGAGCAGGGACAGCGTGCTTCCTATCCGATTTCAATGCTGGGAGAGATACCGCCGCGCTACCGCGAACGATACACACAAATTTCACAGGAGCGCTTCGAGATATCGCCGCGTCTGCGGGAGATGGTGCGTTTTTCGGTGCATAATGTCGCGCACGATCCGCCGTTCTCCCAGATTGATCTTATTTCTTGCCGCAATCTGCTGATTTATCTGGGGGAAGACTTGCAGCGCGGGGTCTTTCCGCTGCTGCATTTCGGTTTGCGTGTGGGCGGCTATCTCTTCCTTGGAACCTCCGAAGGCATTTCGCGCGGTCAGGACTTGTTCGCGCCCGTCGATCCAAAAGCGCGCATATTCCGGCGCAACGATAAGGTGAGCCGTTCAACGATCAACCTGCCGATGGTTCATGCCTCCACCATGACTGTCCCTTGCGACGCCACAGTCCGATTGGCTCAGGAACGCGACTTTCCGCGCCAGACCAGTTTTGAGGCCTCGCGAGCCTCAATCTACGAACATTACGCCCCGCCTTTTGTCCGTGTGACCCGTGAGGGGCAGGTTCTCGACAGCTCTGGCGATCTCAGCCTGTTCATGATGTCGCGCCCTGGTGACGAACGGAGAATTGAGGCCTTACTGCGTGAGGGGCTTCGCGAGGTTGTTCAACCGCTTGTCGAGCAGGCGTTGAACTCGCACGAGCCGCGCGTGTTGAAAGACATCGAAATCGCTTCGCCTTTTGGCACTCAAACAGCGGATGTTTTTGCGCATCCCATGCAGAATGAAAGCGTTGCGGTGATCTTTGTGGCTAAGGACCGGTTGCAACCCTTGGCCGATGAATTCGTCGTGCAACCGATTTCCCGTGACCGGCGGATCGCCAATTTACAGGGCGACCTGAACGCTGCGCGTCTGGCGCTGAAAGACAAGCTTGAGCAGATCGAAACAGCGAACGAAGAGCTCAAAAGCGCGAATGAAGAAATGATGTCGATGAACGAAGAGCTTCAATCGGCAAATGAAGAACTGACGACGGCCAATGAGGAGCTCAAGCACAAAATCGATGAGCTGACGCAGGCCAATGCCGATCTGGACAATGTCATGCGCTCGGCGGACCTTGTGATGATCGTCCTCGATCAAGACCTGCGCATCCGGCACCTTACCAATCCCGCGCGCGAATTGCTCTCGCTTGACCGCGGTGATGAAGGGCGTTCGCTGGCTGAGATCAAGCTCCCGCCGTGTGGCATCGACCTGATCAATCAATTGCGCACAGTCATCGAGACGGGAAAGGCGTTCACTCAGACGAGCGACCTTGATGAAGCGGGGCGCGCCTATTTTCTGCGCATCCATCCCTATTACGCTGCTGACGGGTCGGTGGAGGGCGCATCGCTCACCATGGTCGACATATCGCAAGAGGTCACTTTGCGCCGTAAGCTTGCAGAGGAAACGCGCAAGCTCAAGCTTGCGATGGAAGCGGCAAACATGGGGTCGTGGATAACCGATCTTGAAACAGGCCGGCTCCAAGTCGATGCAATAGGGGCTCAGCTTGCCGGGCTCGACGGACCCGGTGAATATGGCCGCGACGCTCTGGGGGCCAATCTAACCCCGCTGGACACGAAAAGGCACTTTGGCGAGCGGGATGCTGCTCTGGCCAAAGGGGAGGGATATTCGCAAATCCTCGAACTGGACATACCGGGCGCGCCGCGCCGCTGGGTGAAGGTGGATGCTGTTCCGGTCGAAGGCATGGATGGCCGCAAGAAGGTAGTCGGGCTTGGCATTGATGTCACCGAAATCATGGTGCTCCAACGCGAACTTACAGAACAAACCGAACTGCGCGAACTGGTGATGAATGCAGGGCGTATGGGACTGGGCGATCTGGATGTTGAACGCTCGATTTCGAGCATTGATGCGGTCATGGCCGAGCATCTCAACCTTGCCAGTGCAGGGAAGATCCCCTTCGACAAAGTCCTCGCCAATGTTGTCGAAGAAGACATACCCATCCTGCAGGAAAAAATCACCGGAGCTATCGAGCGCGGCGAAGAGTATGAAGTGGACTTTCGTGTCAAAGACCCTTCGGTTGGCATACGCTGGCTGCGCTCGCGCGGGAAGCCATATACGACGCTCAATGGCGCAAAGAAGGTCGCAGGGCCAACGCTCGACATTTCGCCTTTGAAAAACCAGCAAATGCTCCTTGAAGAAATGAGCCACCGCATCGAAAACCTTTTTGCTGTGGTCGGGGGGCTTATTCAAGCAGCGCCTAAAGAGCATCCTCAAGCCGAACGCTTAGCGAACGACCTGCTTGAGCGAATCGTTTCCCTTGGGCGCGTCTATGACCTTGCTCGAAAAGACAATTCGATGAAAGGCGTGCCACTTGAGCACCTTCTAAAGTCGATTATCGAGCCCCACGCGACAGGGCAAAACGTGTCTCTCGAAGGACCGGCGATCTTTGTCGATGGCGATCAGGTGAACACGCTCACGCTGATCATCCATGAGCTTGCGACCAATGCGGCGAAATATGGTGCTCTTGGCGCTCCAGATGGCGAACTTGCAATAAGCTGGACCGTGGCTGGAAAACGGACGATCGAACTTAAATGGCTGGAAAGTCGAAATGACTTTTGTCCACAGACCAATAAACATGGCTTCGGAAGTCTACTTATTGACACTGGCGCACGTCAGCTGAAAGGAAAGTTCTCACGGCGCTTCCTCGAAAATGGGGCGGCTATTGACTTGAGTTTTACTCTTTAA
- a CDS encoding HWE histidine kinase domain-containing protein yields the protein MKTVDEKALETCNKEPIHIPGSIQSFGCLIAFDRESLEIAAISANCERFIGKPPKSCLGKSLERLLDAKTLHTLSNKLAYSTIGTRREYVATIANRDTTAQAPSSFDLFVHAGPRFDYIELIASSSGSRALQSRIAAITSAMQQLQSLEDIFELATVNVHAIAEYDRTMFYRFLPDGSGEVVAECCAAHMEPFLGLRYPAWDIPKQARQLYAKTPIRTICDVRADPVALICAPEFSHEDFDLSIATLRGTSPVHLEYLANMGIAASMTIPIVVDGKLWGLITCHNETARDAAMDLLDAGEVIGHLVSFSIAKLLRQKIVDHQSAVSEIRDSFISLQTKLKSTEHFAAGVEEASKQVLSFDGLCVVKGAGWHNRGTAPSRLTRSGKETFTIASEIADITGSNSALHQLGKDDAAPLAGFIDVPLVKDPDTRIIFFRKAVSTQVTWAGHPDKDIEEVNNRFRLSPRKSFARYIEDNGDKCDEWSNEDIQFLLHLQRECAASQSAAGRILQQKDNLRILADELNHRVKNILALVKSLSSHAREAAATPEDYAQSLERRLFSLAASHDLLTQSQLEGISLRDLFTAELEPFLSPDQIAKSLSGPDVVLAADAVPMATLLIHELASNAAKHGALSEPDGRVAINWLIAGQSFILQWKEHGGPPVAAPNRHGFGMELLREAIPYEFNGTADLTFAETGFEAIYNLAAHPFLKVNGSNSVRAEFTSEKRGAYATPALGRALIVEDSYLLATEHSKLLKRLGFQETDLASSVGAAISMIEQAEPEFALLDINLREEMSFAIADALTDRGVPFAFVTGYGSAANIPSKFAETPFLKKPLTSRALEELLGQS from the coding sequence ATGAAGACGGTCGACGAGAAAGCGCTTGAAACGTGCAACAAGGAACCGATCCACATTCCCGGCTCAATCCAGTCGTTTGGTTGCCTGATCGCCTTTGACCGTGAAAGCCTTGAAATCGCGGCAATCTCGGCGAATTGCGAGCGCTTTATCGGCAAACCGCCCAAATCTTGTCTAGGCAAATCCCTTGAGAGACTTTTGGATGCGAAAACGCTTCACACGCTGTCTAACAAGCTGGCTTATTCAACGATCGGCACCCGGCGTGAGTATGTGGCGACAATTGCGAACCGAGATACAACCGCGCAAGCGCCAAGCTCGTTTGACCTGTTCGTCCATGCAGGCCCTCGCTTCGACTATATTGAACTGATAGCGAGCTCTTCTGGTTCACGCGCGCTGCAAAGCCGGATTGCAGCGATCACCAGTGCGATGCAGCAACTCCAGTCGCTGGAGGACATTTTTGAACTCGCGACCGTCAATGTCCACGCAATCGCTGAATATGACAGAACCATGTTCTACCGCTTTTTACCCGATGGCTCAGGCGAAGTGGTGGCAGAATGTTGTGCGGCGCATATGGAGCCATTTTTGGGCCTGCGCTATCCAGCCTGGGACATTCCCAAGCAAGCGCGCCAGCTTTATGCCAAAACACCAATCCGCACGATCTGCGATGTGCGCGCCGATCCCGTGGCGCTGATCTGTGCCCCAGAGTTTAGTCACGAGGATTTCGATCTTTCGATTGCTACGTTACGCGGCACCTCTCCGGTGCACCTTGAATATCTTGCCAATATGGGAATCGCTGCGAGCATGACGATCCCGATTGTCGTTGATGGCAAGCTCTGGGGCCTTATCACCTGCCACAACGAAACCGCGCGCGATGCGGCAATGGACCTGCTTGATGCAGGTGAAGTGATTGGCCATCTTGTCTCTTTCAGCATCGCCAAGCTGCTGCGCCAGAAAATCGTCGATCATCAATCTGCCGTGAGCGAAATTCGCGACAGTTTCATCAGTCTTCAGACAAAGCTCAAATCAACCGAACATTTCGCAGCCGGTGTAGAGGAAGCATCCAAACAGGTCTTGTCATTTGACGGGCTTTGCGTGGTCAAGGGAGCGGGCTGGCACAACAGGGGCACTGCCCCCTCTCGCTTAACCCGGTCGGGCAAAGAGACATTTACAATCGCATCCGAAATTGCCGACATCACCGGATCCAACAGCGCTTTGCACCAACTTGGCAAAGATGACGCGGCACCGCTTGCAGGCTTCATCGATGTGCCGCTCGTCAAAGATCCGGACACTAGGATCATCTTCTTTAGAAAAGCGGTGAGCACACAGGTGACCTGGGCCGGGCACCCGGACAAAGACATCGAAGAGGTCAACAATCGCTTCCGCCTCTCACCGCGCAAAAGCTTTGCCAGATATATCGAAGACAATGGCGACAAATGCGATGAATGGAGCAATGAGGACATTCAATTCCTGCTCCATCTGCAGCGCGAATGCGCCGCCAGCCAGAGCGCTGCTGGACGCATTTTGCAGCAGAAGGACAATTTGCGCATCCTTGCCGATGAATTGAACCACCGGGTCAAGAACATCCTTGCTCTGGTGAAATCACTTTCCAGCCATGCGCGCGAAGCTGCCGCAACACCCGAAGATTATGCGCAAAGCCTTGAACGCCGCCTGTTCTCGCTCGCTGCGTCGCACGACCTACTCACCCAATCGCAATTGGAAGGGATATCACTGCGTGATCTGTTTACGGCCGAGCTGGAGCCGTTCCTTTCTCCTGATCAAATTGCCAAGTCGTTGTCGGGCCCGGACGTTGTCCTCGCAGCCGATGCGGTCCCTATGGCGACGCTCCTCATTCACGAATTGGCCTCAAACGCGGCCAAGCATGGGGCCTTGTCTGAGCCAGACGGCAGGGTCGCCATCAATTGGCTGATCGCTGGTCAATCCTTCATCCTCCAATGGAAAGAGCATGGCGGGCCGCCGGTCGCAGCACCAAATCGGCACGGCTTTGGAATGGAATTGCTGCGCGAGGCTATACCGTACGAATTCAATGGCACTGCGGACCTGACATTTGCCGAAACCGGCTTTGAGGCCATTTACAATCTTGCCGCCCATCCCTTTTTAAAAGTCAACGGCTCGAACAGCGTCAGAGCTGAATTTACCAGCGAAAAACGCGGGGCTTACGCAACCCCCGCGCTTGGCCGTGCGCTTATCGTTGAGGACAGCTATCTGCTCGCAACCGAGCATTCCAAATTGTTAAAGCGCCTCGGCTTTCAGGAGACAGACCTCGCTTCATCCGTCGGCGCTGCGATAAGCATGATTGAACAGGCAGAGCCCGAATTTGCACTGCTGGACATCAACTTGCGCGAGGAGATGAGCTTTGCCATCGCTGATGCTCTGACCGATCGCGGCGTGCCTTTTGCATTTGTTACAGGCTATGGCAGTGCTGCAAATATCCCTTCAAAATTTGCCGAAACGCCGTTTCTCAAGAAACCTTTGACGAGCCGGGCGCTCGAAGAGTTGCTGGGTCAAAGCTGA
- a CDS encoding response regulator, giving the protein MAEKKAKVAIVEDDFLLAHEWMKALKKRGYDASHHATIDTGIAHCTRDWPDVVVLDAFFEITDGQLSNRGGVTFCAELSWVAKSTDRQMPIVIGVSGARVSKYMPRHVFETISREIMPVRLTKPFSLNSLVEEIGKLIGHDTTIESGVQSHRAP; this is encoded by the coding sequence TTGGCTGAAAAAAAGGCGAAAGTTGCAATTGTCGAGGACGATTTTCTTCTTGCCCACGAATGGATGAAAGCTTTGAAAAAGCGTGGCTATGACGCCTCCCATCACGCCACAATCGACACCGGTATTGCGCATTGCACACGCGATTGGCCCGATGTGGTTGTGCTCGACGCTTTCTTTGAGATCACCGATGGCCAGCTTTCAAACAGGGGCGGGGTCACCTTTTGTGCTGAGCTATCGTGGGTGGCAAAAAGTACGGACAGACAAATGCCAATTGTCATCGGCGTAAGCGGCGCGAGAGTTTCCAAATATATGCCAAGACACGTATTTGAAACCATCAGCCGTGAGATCATGCCGGTGCGCCTTACAAAGCCATTTTCGCTCAACTCGCTTGTGGAGGAGATCGGCAAGCTGATTGGGCATGATACGACTATAGAATCAGGCGTCCAGTCGCATCGGGCGCCATAA